A window from Actinomycetes bacterium encodes these proteins:
- a CDS encoding ABC transporter permease, producing the protein MSASTAAPPSARSVAWARRRASFGRVWKEFRRNRAGVAGLVILGFFVLVALLAPLLADKSGLDVTQATGLPMHPPYPGYPLGTDKQGRSIVTLLIWGSRISLIVGFAAALMAMVIGTLVGISSGHFTGWVGGLLSRFTEWFLVIPFLPLAIVLASVLGHSFWILIFVIGITSWASTARLIRAQTLSIEARPYLERAKALGAGHWRQMNRYVLPNVMPLVFANTTLTVAGAILTETTLSFLGLGDPFHVSWGSMLENAFDEGAISAGAWWYLFPPGIAIVLVVLAFTLVGRALETVLNPRLRER; encoded by the coding sequence GGCCTGGGCCAGGCGTCGGGCGTCCTTCGGCCGGGTGTGGAAGGAGTTCCGACGCAACCGGGCCGGGGTCGCCGGGCTGGTTATCCTGGGCTTCTTCGTGCTGGTGGCCCTGCTGGCGCCGCTGCTCGCCGACAAGAGCGGGCTCGACGTCACGCAGGCCACCGGCCTGCCGATGCACCCGCCGTACCCGGGCTACCCGCTGGGCACCGACAAGCAGGGCCGCTCCATCGTGACCCTGCTCATCTGGGGCTCGCGGATCTCGCTGATCGTGGGCTTCGCCGCGGCGCTCATGGCGATGGTCATCGGCACCCTGGTGGGCATCTCCTCCGGGCATTTCACCGGCTGGGTCGGTGGGCTGCTGAGCCGGTTCACCGAGTGGTTCCTCGTCATCCCCTTCCTGCCGCTCGCGATCGTGCTGGCCAGCGTGCTGGGCCACTCCTTCTGGATCCTGATCTTCGTCATCGGGATCACCAGCTGGGCCTCGACGGCCCGGCTGATCCGGGCGCAGACCCTGTCCATCGAGGCGCGCCCGTACCTGGAGCGGGCCAAGGCCCTCGGCGCCGGGCACTGGCGGCAGATGAACCGCTACGTGCTGCCCAACGTGATGCCGCTGGTGTTCGCGAACACGACCCTCACGGTGGCCGGGGCGATCCTCACCGAGACGACGCTGTCGTTCCTCGGCCTGGGTGACCCGTTCCACGTGTCCTGGGGCTCGATGCTGGAGAACGCGTTCGACGAGGGCGCGATCTCGGCCGGCGCGTGGTGGTACCTCTTCCCGCCGGGCATCGCGATCGTCCTGGTGGTGCTGGCGTTCACGCTGGTCGGCCGGGCACTGGAGACCGTGCTCAACCCACGGCTTCGGGAGCGCTGA